One segment of Actinomycetota bacterium DNA contains the following:
- the pstB gene encoding phosphate ABC transporter ATP-binding protein PstB, translating into MQVKNLTMYYGDFMALEDISLDFASCCITALIGPSGCGKSTLVRCLNRMNDLIDGSRVEGEITLDGENVLRPGYDVIGLRRRVGMVFQRPNPFPKSIYDNVAYGPRLAGKVEKEKLDHIVEDSLKRAALWDEVKKILNRSGQSLSGGQQQRLCIARVIAVQPEVILFDEPCSAIDPISTQKIEDLMAELKKNFTMVIVTHNMQQAARVSDYTAFMLVEEQGQPGRIVEFGDTNTMFTNPSDKRTENYITGRFG; encoded by the coding sequence ATGCAGGTGAAGAACCTGACCATGTACTACGGGGACTTCATGGCCCTGGAGGACATATCCCTGGACTTCGCTTCCTGCTGCATCACCGCCCTCATCGGCCCCTCGGGCTGCGGCAAGAGCACCCTTGTGCGTTGCCTGAACCGCATGAACGACCTCATAGACGGCAGCCGGGTGGAGGGCGAGATAACCCTCGACGGCGAGAACGTCCTGAGGCCCGGGTACGACGTCATAGGCCTGCGGCGGCGGGTGGGCATGGTCTTCCAGCGGCCCAACCCCTTCCCCAAGAGCATCTACGACAACGTGGCCTACGGGCCACGGCTGGCGGGCAAGGTGGAGAAGGAAAAGCTCGACCATATCGTGGAGGACAGCCTGAAGCGGGCCGCGCTGTGGGACGAGGTGAAGAAGATCCTCAACCGCTCGGGGCAGAGCCTCTCCGGCGGGCAGCAGCAGCGGCTGTGTATCGCGCGGGTTATCGCGGTGCAGCCGGAGGTGATCCTCTTCGACGAGCCCTGTTCGGCCATCGACCCCATCTCCACCCAGAAGATCGAGGACCTCATGGCCGAGTTGAAGAAGAACTTCACCATGGTCATCGTGACCCACAACATGCAGCAGGCGGCAAGGGTGAGCGACTACACCGCTTTCATGCTGGTGGAGGAGCAGGGACAGCCCGGCCGCATCGTTGAGTTCGGGGATACCAACACCATGTTCACCAACCCGTCCGATAAGAGGACGGAGAATTATATAACGGGACGCTTCGGATAG
- the phoU gene encoding phosphate signaling complex protein PhoU, with amino-acid sequence MEIRKGFHEQLDELYAETLRMGSDLLETIEKTRLCFVDLDRELAEAIIVGDDVFDAYIDRLEEGGLELIARQAPVAVDLRMIIVIMRMAQHFERMADLCEDIAVAVKHIPADYLSAWIREAIDEMARRAIRLVERSIECFKDRNVEMALELDAMDDAVDKLNRKFFKEFDRGREEDLEVAVRVVMVARFFERIADHAVDIGEHVRFMVEGTISPT; translated from the coding sequence TTGGAGATAAGAAAGGGCTTCCACGAACAACTGGATGAGCTCTACGCGGAGACGTTGCGCATGGGCAGCGACCTGCTGGAGACCATCGAGAAGACCCGCTTGTGTTTCGTCGACCTGGACCGGGAGCTGGCGGAGGCGATCATCGTCGGCGACGACGTCTTCGACGCCTACATCGACCGCCTGGAGGAGGGGGGCCTCGAGCTCATCGCCCGCCAGGCACCGGTGGCGGTGGACCTGCGCATGATCATCGTCATCATGCGCATGGCTCAACACTTCGAGCGCATGGCCGACCTCTGCGAGGACATCGCCGTTGCGGTAAAGCACATCCCCGCCGACTACCTCAGCGCCTGGATCCGCGAGGCAATAGACGAGATGGCCCGCCGCGCCATCCGCCTGGTGGAGCGTTCCATAGAATGCTTCAAGGACCGCAACGTGGAGATGGCCTTGGAGCTGGACGCAATGGACGACGCCGTGGACAAGCTCAACCGCAAGTTCTTCAAGGAGTTCGACCGGGGGCGCGAGGAGGACCTGGAGGTGGCGGTGCGGGTGGTGATGGTGGCCCGCTTCTTCGAGCGCATCGCCGACCACGCCGTGGACATCGGCGAGCACGTGCGCTTCATGGTCGAGGGCACCATAAGCCCGACCTAG